CCGGGAGCTGGAGGCTCAGCCAGGCCGGCCGGCCGCCCACCTTGCTGGGGAACTGCGAGCTCAGCAGTCGCGTCGGCGCCGCTGGCTCCACAAAACCCAACTCGACCGAGGCCTCGCCGACAGGCGCCATCGCTGGGCCCGGCGCTGCCATTCTGCGTCACTTCCGGCACAATGTGTCCGTCTGCCTAAAGCTTCCCCAGGAACTGAGACTCAGCAAAATATATCCTTCCGATGAGAGATTTCACTAAATCTAGTTAGCGCCTGAAGAGAAACATTCCACCAATTTATATTAAATATTAGGTAATTAACGgtcagggcgacacagtggcacaatggttagcactgctgcctcactgcaccaaggacccgggttcaattcccggttagagagtagagaacctggtgaactggtgcggcaacaataatcaatgtcaacaaaatgaaggagattgccatcgacttcaggaagcgtagaggagaacatgcctctgtctgcgtcaatggggacgaagtagaaagggtcgagagcttctagtttttaggtgtccagatcactaacaacctgtcctggtccccccatggcgacactatagttaagaaagtccaccaacacctctactttctcagaagactaaggaaatttggcatgtcagctatgactctcagcaacttttacagatgcaccatagaaaacattctttctggttgtatcacagcttggtatgggctcctgctctgcccaagaccgcaagaaactacaaaaggtcgtgaatgtcgtccaatccatcacgcaaaccagcctcctatccattgactccgtctacactttccgctgcctctgcaaagcagttagcataatcaaggaccccacacacccagacattctctcttccaccttcttccgtcgggaaaaagatacaaaagtctgaggtaatgtaccaaccaactcaagaacggtttcttccctgctgctgtcacttttgaatggacttaccttgcattaagttgatctttctctacaccctagctatgactgtaacactacattctgcactctctcaaatccttctctatgaatgctttgactgaatagcacgcaagaaataatacttttcactgtatgctaatacatgtgacaataataaatcaaatcaaatatctgcttgtgtcgctgtctgtgcagagtttgcacattctccccatgtctgtgtgggtttcctctgggtgctccattttcctcccatagttcaaagacatgcgggttaggtgtattggctttGCTGaactcaccctcagtgtacctgagcaggtgccggagtgtggcaactaggggggaaatttcacagtaacttcattgcagtgttaatgtaagactaataaataaacataaaacttTAGTTCTCTTCTCAAACACTACCAGATCATAGTAATTCAGGAAATCCACATTAGTTCAGGGATCCTAACTCCTCCTCCTCACCAATGCAACGTCCAATTGCTCCTGAAATCTTTTCAGTGTTTTTGCCTCCACTCCTATCTGCAAGTTTCAATTAAAATCACATTTCACTCATTTGAACCACAAGTGGGCCTTCATTCCAACAACTTGAATTGGTTCATTTTGCTTATAGCCTCATAAACTTGCAAGATCCCCTTCCAAATGTCTCACCTTCAATTGTTTCTCCAGAACTTAGGTGGAAGACTCCACTCTATCTTcactgaccagaactgggcaccagCACTCAACATCCAGGTTCATAAAATCAGTTTTAGCAGAAATTCCTTACCTCTGCTCTTTGACTATTGTATTCAGCATCCCATTGGCTTTGCTGATtaattgtacagaactttgggTCTCGTCAGCTTTACCCGTCACGGTTTCATTTTTGCTGTTGTGAGTCCAGCTGACTCCTGCCAAGAGCGCAGTTAGAACACATGGTTGAAGTGGGAGAGCTCAAGGGAAATTCTGTGAGAACATCTCGAACCACATGATCACCTCTTAGGGTTGATAAAAGAATCAGCTCTCACTTCTCTTATGTAAAGGAAGAAAAAACATATCCCAGCACGAATGCACCTTCAATGGCAACCATTACAATATTCATTAATGACTATTGCCCAGATGACACAAGAGGTGGGAAGGAAAGTGATGAGATGACAGAGTCTACAGAGGTATATATACAGggtagaaaaatgtgaagttaagcagtaagagaatcaagggttatggagataaggtaggaaaatggagctgaggattatcagatcagccattctcTCATtatatggcagagcagactcaatgggccaaatggcctacttctgcccttACAGCGTGTTCCAATCTTTAGTAAGTAAGGAAGACACAGTCACAAATATAAATACATTTATTGAGCATATTTGCCTATTGCACTTTTACACAGAAGAAACATGTACAGCTACAGATCAAAAGTGAGTCCTTATTCAAAATTACAGCAAgtttcacaacctcagactacCCCAAAGTATTTTACAAACCAACGAAGTACATTTGAaaagtagtcactgttgtaacatacAAAACAATATAATAATGACTAGATCATTTATGGAAAATACAAAAAGATAAAACCCCAGGTGTACAAAGATTACAAAAAATGAACCCCAATACAAAACATCCCTGCAAGTGCAGTCTCATTGTGTAATGAGTATAATTGTGCAAAGATCACTGACAAAGCCACAGATAATATAAAATACCAATAAAAATTGTGCCATTTGTGCTGTGCAAAGTAATACTGAGTTTACGGAAATTCAAGTGCAATCGATCTGTACTAAGAGGGCTCATTGTATCCACACTAATGAAACCCTAACCATTGCACACTTGCAGCTCAGAGTAATCAGAAGAGTCAACCACTATCAGTTTGGAAAATAACCGCAGGAGTTGTGTCTGCTTAAGCAACACAGGGAACAATTCCCATGTCTGAAATGGATCTCTTTAGTCCTGTTGTCAATGTCACAGTTAGACAATACAAACATCTTCACTGGGTCTATTCTACAAGTCAGCAAAACAATTCTTCTATGCTTGCAAATTATAGGATTTACACACAAATTAATTCTGGTAATACAGATCTGAGTCAAGTCCAATACACATCTGCATAAATAAACTAAACGACCAACCCAAGCTATCTCCAGCAGGAAGCTGTCAGGACTCAGAGGGACCGTGTTGAGTAACATCTCATATATTCAGATAGCCAGGGGTCTTCTGCCCCAACAGGCTTCAACACATGAACTTGGAAGTGCTCAGAAAGTGATTTACGTGCTGGGGAAGATTTATGCTGCCAGTCAGATGAGTGGGTAGTCAGCGGCACTTTGCCTCGGGGTCGTCTCGGAGCTATGCGCATCGCTCTCTGCACCTGACGTCTGTCATGGGCGCGTATTGCAGATTCATAAATCTgttgaaagagaaagaaagttcACTGTGGAAAAAGTGCGCAGTCTACATTTTAAACAAGATCAACAAGCAGCAGCCAAGGGTTTCCACTGGGTTCAACATCTTTCAGATCTATTTTTTCTAGACAGTACCGACTGTTATTCCCATTGACACCTTCTCCATCTTcaatggttaatggatgtttttcaggcaGGAGGAAGGTTTGCAGTGGGGTTCGTCAGGGAACCAGTGTTTGAACCCTTGATTTTGGAATGGGCATGCTTTataagtacaagagcaaggagtttatgttgaacttgtataggaCACTGCGTCCatgaattccctacagtgcagagggaggcaatttggcccattgagtctgcaccaactctccaaaagagcatcttactcaggcccacaccctgcccgatccctgtaaccctgcacatttaccatagttgatccacctaaccttcacatctttggactgtgggaggaaaccggagcacccggaggaaacccatgcagacacaagcagaacatgcaaactccatacagacattcacccaactttggaattgaacccaagtccctggtgctgtgaggcagcagtgctaaccaccatactACACCATCagcctggagtattgcatccaccACTGGgcgccacacttcaggaaggatgtgaaggcattggagagagtgcagaaaagattcacgagaatggttcccgGAACGTCAGGtacgaagatagattggagaagtgaaGACTGTTTTCCTTCGAGATATTTTGATAGATATATTCAAAATGACGAAGGGTCTGGGTAGAAtacagagggagaaactgtttccactcttgaaaggatcgagaacaagagggcacagaaatAAATTAATTGACAAAAGAATGAAATGAGAAACAGCTTTTTCATGCAGCCTGTggtaggatcgggaatgcactgtctaagTGGTGGAGGccggttcaatcaaggcattcaaaagggacttatctgaaaaggaagaacgtgcagggtgatggagagaaggcaggtgaATGACACTAAGTGAATTGTTCTTGGACAGCTAGTGTAGACGATGggttgaattgcctccttctacactgtagcaattctatttcTTTActtcaacagaaaatgctggaaaatctcagcaggtctgacagtagctgtggagagagaataaccaCTCTAtagtctctctccacagctgtttctgtttcaaatcccagcatctgcagtattttgcttttattgtactATTTCTTTACTTGTCTCATTACCATTAACTATTtggggtggcagtggttagcactgctgcctcacagcaccaggttcgattcccggcttgggtcatggtctgtgtggagtttgcacattctccccgtatctgcgtgggtttccgccgggtgttctggtttcctcccattccaaagatgtgcagattaggtggattgcctaaatagtcccttagtgtcagggtgactagcaggataaatgcatggggttatggggagagggcctgggtgggattctggtcagagcagactcgatgagctgaatggcctccttctgtactgtagggattctataattgctTTTGATTTTGTCTTGATCTATCATTACATTTAATTCCTCCTGCCTCCAAcccgatcatttccacttccctgcctgccCATCCCATAACCTTCGACTATTTTGTAAGTCaatagtcttgaatatattcagtgacagtctccattgctctctggggaaAATCATTAAATCATTGATATTCCTCCTCATTTAATGGAAAATGTctcattctgaaactgtgcccccaactctgtttctctctttccacagatattgcctgactgctgagtattttcagtatTTTGGTGCTTTAATTTTTCCAGTTTCATTACCTGTCCTCTCAAAGCAGAAGCACTGACATTGTAGGTCTTTTTACAGCCCACTTCAGCTTCTCTCTCCGCCCATCCAAACATTGCAAACGGAGCTTTGGCCTCTTTTGAGGCAGCGGGTGGAATACTCAACGGGGGAGCTTTACGTGATTTTTCCATATTTTTTATAGGGCGACGATCCGGAGCAGATTTGATGCACAATTCACTCTTCGTCTGTTCTTCATCTTTTTGATTTGCCTCAGGAATCGTTTcattccctttttaaaaacaaaatagtcAATCTGCGCGAATGATCAACTCACCAACCTCAAAGCAACACTGGGTTCACTGGGGATTATttatgtgggtgggggggggcggtgatttacttgggaggagggggagggtgggtttAGCTGAGGCGGGGGTGTTTACCTGACGGGGTTGTGGGGGGCGGGGATCCCttaccgagggggggggggtgcgggcgtTTATCGAGGGGCTTTTACCgggcttggggggaggggggggttcctaccggggtgagggggggggatggggttcaccgggcgaggggggggggttcaccGGGCGAGGGGggtgtactgggggagggggggggtgggttgtgtttaccccgggggggggggtgggttgtgtttaccccggggggggggggggggggggcggttgtgtttaccagggggagggggttgtttaGGGTGGGAGTTGGttatctgagggggggggggggtgtttacccgGGGGAGGTGGTTGTTTACCCTGGGGGgtttacccggggggggggggtgggggtgtttaccccgggtgggggggggtttacccgggggggggggggtgtttaccggggggggggggggtgtttaccggggggggggggtgtttaccggggggggggggtggggggggggggggtgtttacccgggggggggggggggtgtttacccggggggggggggggtgtttacccggggggggggttggttatctgagggggcgggggggggggggtagttacccggggggggggggtgtttacccgggggggggggggggttggttatctgaggggggggggggtgtttacccgggggggggggggggttggttatctgaggggggggggggtgtttacccggggggggggggggttggttatctgagggggggggggtgtttacccgggggggggggttggttatctgagggggggggggggtgtttacccggggggggtgggggttggttatctgagggggggggggggagttaccTGGCGGCTCTGCCGCCGCGGTTGGGTTGTGAGGCCGGGCCGATTCCTCGGGCTCCGGGGGCAGTGGTTCTCCCCGCTCCCGGGGGGTGGAGGAGCCGGAGCTGGAGTCCGAGTCCCAGCCGCTCCAGATCCAGGGGATGTGGGCCTGTTCCAGCAGCCGCCTCATGTTGCGGTACTGGAGCCGGTCCGAGTAGCAGCTGCTGTAAATCTCCCATTGCGGCCCCTTATACTGCTTCATATACTCGCTCTTCATCCGCTTCGCCATCCGGACATTAGCCGGGGGGAACCGGGATGATCCGTAAATCAAATCCGCGGCTGAAAACCCCCCGGCCTCATTGACCCCTGACCGCTGTGGACGTCACTAACCCCACCCACTCGATGTCTCTAACCCCGCCCCTTCCGTACGCCACTAACCCCGCCCACTCAGCGACTCTAACCACGCCTCATTTGCGTCAGTGGCCCCGCCCCACATGGTGCGTCACCGACATCACTCATAGGTACGTCACCAGCCCCCGCCTCCCAGGGTTGTCAGCGCAGTCCCGGTGATGGCGCCTCCGGCAGTGCGGAATCCCCTCAGCACCGCATTCATGCGGAAGGCTGGATTCTGGGTTCACATCATGCAGTGGGGCTTGAACGTACAGCATTCTGCCTCAGAGGCATCGAGTTAAATTGATATCTGGGATTCTATTCCAAATGCAAATTTCCAAAGTAGAAATTAAAGatgtgcatttatgtagcacctttaacgtcTTTAGGACATGGAATAATTCTCTGCTCAGTAACGGCTGAGTCCTCCAAATTCCTGATNNNNNNNNNNNNNNNNNNNNNNNNNNNNNNNNNNNNNNNNNNNNNNNNNNNNNNNNNNNNNNNNNNNNNNNNNNNNNNNNNNNNNNNNNNNNNNNNNNNNNNNNNNNNNNNNNNNNNNNNNNNNNNNNNNNNNNNNNNNNNNNNNNNNNNNNNNNNNNNNNNNNNNNNNNNNNNNNNNNNNNNNNNNNNNNNNNNNNNNNGGGGGTGCGATGGGGGGAGTGGTGAGAGGGATCGGAAGTGTGGAGAGAGCTGGGGAAACAGGGAGAGATCAGGGGGAAACAGGAAGAGTATGGGGGGAATGTTGTTGGGGGAAACAGGGCAGAGCTGGAGATAAGTGGAGTGAAAGGCGGGGGAAGTGGCGAGAGAGCGATGGGGGGATCATGGCCCCGTGCAACCCacagtctccccctccctctctccattgcCACATATTCATAGCTGCCAACGTTCACTGCTCTTCCAATCGCACTTTCCCTCtcccatagaaccatggaaacgttacagcacagagggaggccattcagcccatcttgtccgcTGTTAGTTAAAGAAATTAAAGCTGGtgcccagaattctccagcctcattcGCCCTGTCACCGTTACCAGTgggaacggaaaatttggcactgAGCCAAATCTCGATTCACAgcaacaggactggagaatcccagccacgggtgaagctggagaattctgaccaGTTTCAAACAGCAAGAAAATGCTTACAATTCTGCAAACTTGAGTGACAGGTCAGAAAAGTGGACAGAATATAAAGTACAGCAAATAATGActgaaagattaataaggagggagaaacttagctagaaatataaaagcagatagtTAGAACTTCTTTAagaatttaaaaaggaaaagaataaTGAAAGCGAATGTTGGTCTTCTAGAGAGTGAAAATGGGGaagaatggaaaataaggaaataatggaagaattgaaaatatatttgcatctgtctttactgtcgaggatacaaataacatcccagaaataattacGAACCAGGAGGTGAAAGGCTGCTGAGAGAGTGGATGCATTAAATTCCCTGCATTCTGGAAAAGTTCCATCAGATTGAAAAATAGCAAACCCGACTCCAATATTCAATAAAagatggagacagaaagcaggaaactacaggccaattgGCATAACATCTGTCgtagggaaattgctgggattgatTATGAAGGAAGTTATCGTGGGGCATTTATTAAATATCAAAGCAAAAAGGCagcgtcagcatggctttgtgaagggaaaattagatttgatttatttattggagttctttgagaaagtacCAACCAagtacctgggggaagcagcggtggcagtgtctctggagctgagcctggcccagtagtgcaaaggggtaaggaaaggagggtagtgctaattggggactctacggtgagagggtcagataggcgtttttgcggacacagacgggactctcggatggtggtttgtctccctggtgcaggggtccgggatgtctctggtcgagtcccagaaatcctgaagggggagggagaggagcccaaggtcgtgatgcatataggtactgctgacataggtaggaagagggaaggggtcatgaaaagagaatatagggagttgggtagacagctgagaaagaggaatgcaaaggtagtaatctcgggattgctgcctgtgccgcgggagagtgagaacaggaatcggtggagaattaatgcgtggctgagggactggagcaagggacaaggatttgggtacttggatcattgggacctctttaggggcaggtgtgacctgtttaaaaaagacgggtggcacttgaatcccagggggaccaatatcctggcgggaaggttggctaaggctactggtgagactttaaactagaaaggttggggggagggaatcgaaatgaggggactgagagcgaggaggttagctcgcaaatagataaggaatgtagacagggtaagagggaggttagacgagtgagggagaagggaagtgctcaggctgaaggtctgagatgtgtctattttaatgccaggagtgtagtgaataaagtggatgagcttggagcgtggattgctgcttcgaattgtgatgtggtggccattacggagacttggatgtctcagggacaggactgggtgcttcaggtgccgggttttagatgtttcaggaaggacagggagggaggcaagagaggggggggagtggcactgttgatcagggatagtgtcacggctgtagagaaggtggacgccgtggagggactgactacggaatctctgtgggtggaggttaggaacaggaaggggtcggtaactttgctgggtgttttctataggccgcccaatagtaacagagatgttgaggagcagatggggaaacagatcctggagagatgtaggaataacagagttgtcgtgatgggagattttaatttcccaaacatagattggaatatccctagggctaggggtttggatggagaggagtttgttaggtgtgtccaggagagtttcctgacacagtatgtggataagcctactagaggagaggctgttcttgatctggtgctggctaatgaacctggacaggtggaggatctctcggtgggtgagcatcttggggatagcgatcataattctatctccttcacgatagcattggaaagagatagggtcaggcaggctaggaaagtgtttctctggagtaaagggaaatacagtgtcatcagggaggaaattagacgggtaaattggaaggaggcattcttggggaaaagtaccgaaggaaagtggaggattttcaaggaatgtttgtctggagctctgcatgacaacgttccgatgagacaggggggtgttggtagggtacgggaaccgtggtgcacgaaggttgtgatgaacctggtaaataagaaaagagaggcgtacagaaggttcagagagctaggaggtgttaaggatttagaggagtatacgcgatgtaggaaggagcttaagaaggaaattaggagagcgagaaggggtcatgagaagaccttggcgggtaagattaaggagaatcccaaggctttctacaaatatgtcaagagtaaaaggatgagatgtgaaggcataggacccttaaaaggtgaagggggaaaagtttgtgcggaaccgttagaaatggcagaggtgcttaatgaatactttacctcggtattcacggtggaaagggatctgggtggttgtactgctggattgcggaggacagaaaggatcgagcatgtggacataaagaaagaggatgtgttggaactattgaatggcatcaaggttggtaagtcgccgggaccggatgggatgtaccccaggttactgtgggaggcgagggaggagattgcggagcctttggcgatgatctttgcatcgtcgatggagacgggagaggttccggaggattggaggattgcagatgtggtccctatattcaagaaagggaacagggacagcccgggaaattaccgaccggtgagtctaacctcagtggttggtaagttgatggagaggatcctgagagacaggatttatgatcatctagagaagtttagtatgatcaaaagtagtcagcacggctttgtcaggggcaggtcgtgccttacgagcctggttgagttctttgaaaatgtgaccaagcacattgacgaaggaagagcggtggatgtggtctatatggacttcagcaaagcgttcgataaggtcccccatgcaagacttcttgagaaagtgagagggcatgggatccaaggggctgttgccttgtggatccagaactggcttgcctgcagaaggcagagagtggctgtggaggggtctttctctgcatggaggtcagtgaccagtggagtgccccagggatctgttctgggacccttgctgtttgtcattttcataaatgacctggatgaggaagtggagggatgggttggtaagtttgctgacgacaccaaggtaggtggtgttgtggatagtttggagggatgtcagaagttgcagcgagacatagatagaatgcaagactgggcggagaagtggcagatggacttcaacccggataagtgtgtggtgatccattttggcagatccaatgggatggagcagcagtataaaatgaagggtaccattcttagcagtgtagaggatcagaaggaccttggggtccgggtccataggactcttaaatcggcctcgcaggtggaggatgcggtcaagaaggcgtatggcgtactagccttcattaatcgagggattgagtttaggagtcgggagataatgctgcagctttataggaccctggttagaccccacttggagtactgcgcgcagttctggtcacctcattacaggaaagatgttgaagccattgaaggggtgcagaggagatttacaaggatgttgcctggattggggggcatgccttatgaggataggttgagggagcttggtctcttctccctggagagacgaaggatgagaggtgacctgatagaggtttacaagatgttgaggggtctggatagggtggactctcagaggctatttccaagggctgaaatggttgctacgagaggacacaggtttaaggtgctggggggtaggtacaggggggatgtcaggggtaagtttttcactcagagggtggtgggtgagtggaatcggctgacgtcggtggtggtggaggcaaactcgttggggtcttttaagagacttctggatgagtacatgggatttaatgggattga
The DNA window shown above is from Mustelus asterias chromosome 15, sMusAst1.hap1.1, whole genome shotgun sequence and carries:
- the LOC144504703 gene encoding centriole, cilia and spindle-associated protein-like, with protein sequence MAKRMKSEYMKQYKGPQWEIYSSCYSDRLQYRNMRRLLEQAHIPWIWSGWDSDSSSGSSTPRERGEPLPPEPEESARPHNPTAAAEPPGNETIPEANQKDEEQTKSELCIKSAPDRRPIKNMEKSRKAPPLSIPPAASKEAKAPFAMFGWAEREAEVGCKKTYNVSASALRGQIYESAIRAHDRRQVQRAMRIAPRRPRGKVPLTTHSSDWQHKSSPARKSLSEHFQVHVLKPVGAEDPWLSEYMRCYSTRSL